A stretch of DNA from Asticcacaulis sp.:
ATTTCACCGCCACCTCGCAGATCGCCGTCACCCTGACGCTCGCCGCCATGACCATCCTGCTGGTGCTGGCCGTCGGCTTCATTCGCAATGGCCTCGGCTTCTTCAAGCTGTTCGTGCCGTCGGGCGTGCCCTGGTACATCCTGGTCGTGCTGGTGCCGATCGAAGTCATCGCCTTCATCATGCGCCCCGTCACCCTGACGCTGCGGTTGTTCGGCAACATGCTCGGCGGCCACATTGTCATGAAGGTCTTCGCCGGATTTATCGTCACCGGTCTGACCCTTGGCGGCCTTGGCGCCGTAATCGGCCTCGCCTCGATGGGCACCATCGTGGCGCTCACCACCCTCGAATTCCTGGTCGCCTACCTGCAAGCCTTCGTGTTCGCGGTTTTGACCTGCGTTTATCTCAGTGACGTGGTCAATATCGGCCACCACTAGGTTCTTCTTTCAATCTGTCCCTTTCCAAACTCGGAGTTAACACCCCATGGACGTTCAATCTGCAACCCTCATCGCCGGCGGCCTCAAGTACATCGGCGCTGGCCCGGCGACCCTCGGCATGATCGGCGCCGGTATCGGCCTCGGCATCCTGTTCGGCAACTACTATGTCGGCGCCCTGCGCAATCCTTCGGCTGCCAAGACGCAACAAACCAACCTCTTCATCGGCATGGCGCTGACCGAAGCCCTCGGCATCTTCGCCTTCGTTATCGCGCTGCTGATCCTCTTCAACGCGCCCAGCCTGTAAATTGAACACTTGCTGCCGGCGCGGGCTCTTCTGCGCCGGTCACAGGTTTTCAGGAATAAGATATGACAACCGCTCCCTCACCAGAGGCCACCTTATCTGCTGACGACGCCTCCGGCGCTTCGTTCTCGGCCACGCCGAGCGTGACCACGGTTGCCACCCTGGTCCGAGGTCAGGCTGTTGCCGAAAGCCAGCTTCCCGCCCATGACGCCCACGCAACAACCGAAACGGTTGGCGCCGAAGGCCAGCATGAGGCCAAGGAAGGCGGCCTGCCGCAGTTGAATACCGACCACTGGGCCGGCCAGATGATCTGGCTCGTGGTGATCTTCCTCGTCTTCCTGACGCTGATGGCGAAGGTCTTCGTGCCGCGCCTGCGCACGGTCATCGACACGCGCGGCGCCACCATCGCCGAAGACTTGGCCAATGCCCGCGCCAACCGCGACGAGGCCGAGGCCCAGGCGAAGCAGGCCGCCGCCGAGACCGCCGAAGCCCATGCCGCGGCCCGCAAGCTGGCGGCCGAGGCCCTGGCCCGTTCTAACGCCGAAGTGGCTGCCGCCACCGCCGCCGAGGACGAAAAGCTCGGCAAGCGCCTGGCGGAAGCCGAAGCCCGCATCCGTGCGCAGCGTGACGAGGCCATGGGCCATGTCAGCGACATCGCTCAGGAAACGGCGTCGCTTCTGGTTCAAAAACTGACCGGCAAGGCGGCCACCGCCGCCGCGCTCAAATCAGCGCTCGGAAAGGTCTAGGATCATGGAAATGCTTACCGAAGCCGAATTCTGGGTCCGCGCCGCCCTGGTCATCTTCTTCCTCATCCTGTTCGTCACCAAGGTGCCGGGCAAGCTGTGGACGTCGCTGGGCGATACCGGCAAGGCCGTTCGCGCCGAACTGGACGAGGCCGTCCGCATCCGCCAGGAAGCGACCGATCTGCTCAACAGCATCAAGGCGCAGCGCCCTGGCTTCCGAAGCCAAGGCCCGCGAACTGATTGCCTTTGCCGAGGAAGAAGCGGCTCGCATGGCTGCTGAAGCCCGCGTGAAGCTGGAAGAGACCATCAAGCGCCGCGAGGCCCTGGCCGAACGCAAGATCGCACAGGCCGAAGCCAACGCCACGGCCGACGTCAAGTCCGCCGCCGCCGATCTGGCCGCGCAACTGGCCGAGCAGATCCTGCTCGATCAGGTCGCCAAGGCCAAGACCGATACGCAGGTCGACAAAGCCATCGGCCAGCTCGAAGGCCGCTTTAACTAGAAGGGCCACAGGCCCTTCACCCATAACTCGACAGCGCTTGCTGCGAGGATAGGGTTAAATGTTCAAGGCCCGGAACTTAAGGTTCCGGGCCTTTTTCTATGCGCGCTATGGCCGCCTGGTATATCTGCGGCGTCTGTGGCTTGACGAATAAGGAGCTAATCTCCGGATAGGTCTTGCGGATGGCCGCTTCCATATCCGCGACAAGACGTTCCACCTGGGTGATTGTCAGGCCGTCCTCGAACTCCAGGCTGAGCGCCGCCACCACCTCCATGGGCGCCATGTGAGTGGTCAGCAGGCCATTGACCCGCAGGACGCCATCCATGCCTTCGACAAGGCGGATAATACCCTTCTGCATAGCTGGATCGGCACGCTCACCAATCAGCAGATCCTTGCTTTCTTTGGCGAGGAAAATGGCCACAGCCGCCAGCACCAGGCCAATGAGCAGCGAACCTATTCCGTCGAAGCGCGGCTCGTGGAAGGTCACCGAAGCCCATGTGGCGGCCAGCGCAATCAGGATGCCCAACATGGCCGCGCTGTCCTCCAGCAGGACCATGAATTTCGGCGGATCCTTGCTGTTGATAATGGCCTTAAGATAGCTCTGGTCGCCCTTATCCGCCC
This window harbors:
- a CDS encoding F0F1 ATP synthase subunit A, which produces MADPLHQFKIEKIVELPTFHLGGVPVDMSITNSVMAMIIAVGLTCLFFLLTTARASIIPGRGQVMAEGIFGLIDDMTDSIIGHDGKQFLPYVLSLFLFILSCNLLGMFTYFTATSQIAVTLTLAAMTILLVLAVGFIRNGLGFFKLFVPSGVPWYILVVLVPIEVIAFIMRPVTLTLRLFGNMLGGHIVMKVFAGFIVTGLTLGGLGAVIGLASMGTIVALTTLEFLVAYLQAFVFAVLTCVYLSDVVNIGHH
- a CDS encoding F0F1 ATP synthase subunit C, giving the protein MDVQSATLIAGGLKYIGAGPATLGMIGAGIGLGILFGNYYVGALRNPSAAKTQQTNLFIGMALTEALGIFAFVIALLILFNAPSL
- a CDS encoding cation transporter — protein: MERPVINYIVLGLSLVFEGGSWWVAVRSVRADKGDQSYLKAIINSKDPPKFMVLLEDSAAMLGILIALAATWASVTFHEPRFDGIGSLLIGLVLAAVAIFLAKESKDLLIGERADPAMQKGIIRLVEGMDGVLRVNGLLTTHMAPMEVVAALSLEFEDGLTITQVERLVADMEAAIRKTYPEISSLFVKPQTPQIYQAAIARIEKGPEP